The following proteins come from a genomic window of Mytilus trossulus isolate FHL-02 unplaced genomic scaffold, PNRI_Mtr1.1.1.hap1 h1tg000247l__unscaffolded, whole genome shotgun sequence:
- the LOC134701608 gene encoding uncharacterized protein LOC134701608 has protein sequence MLNDVFIEAVKAEKEMIRNVAGMKSSCQCFQITETEDFVRKPECRQGCIMCMDYGNLKFSCIIDRKYWFSWRTNNKKNFKFITEKGIIQQKCSTINVQLDLLPAYEVISTDKQQDAREKHHNCFLVPKTCIEKEHTKCWRISRCLTEIRTLQNTSLCHWNVYRTLKYLLLVLLDICDIKSFHIKNIILHHIGECKSNSNVEKCLCETIDELVSCIEKGEMPFWSISGIHMEPFHSDHMYFKRKADFDRSFYSEILRLTKQVIGKKQLYSSETDYKLQTPDGTDIALSKIIGNSIFQTANHVIRNELNVEQYLLEMATLGESNEDFYSYHIEQEEDYEKVRIDPGTVDFSRTIFTESP, from the coding sequence ATGCTGAATGATGTCTTCATCGAGGCTGTGAAGGCTGAGAAAGAAATGATTCGAAACGTTGCAGGAATGAAAAGCTCGTGCCAATGTTTTCAAATTACAGAAACCGAAGATTTTGTAAGAAAACCGGAATGTAGGCAAGGTTGCATCATGTGCATGGATTACGGAAACTTGAAATTCAGTTGTATCATCGACAGAAAATATTGGTTTTCCTGGCgtacaaataacaaaaagaactTTAAGTTTATAACGGAAAAGGGTATAATACAGCAAAAGTGCTCTACTATAAATGTTCAATTAGATTTGTTACCAGCGTATGAAGTAATAAGTACAGATAAGCAGCAAGATGCACGTGAGAAACATCATAACTGCTTTTTAGTGCCTAAAACTTGCATTGAGAAAGAGCATACGAAATGCTGGCGTATATCTCGCTGTCTAACCGAAATACGTACTCTACAGAATACAAGTCTTTGTCACTGGAATGTATATAGAACGTTGAAATATCTGCTGTTGGTTTTGCTTGATATTTGCGACATAAAATCATtccatattaaaaatataatattgcatCATATAGGGGAATGTAAATCTAACAGTAACGTTGAAAAGTGTCTTTGTGAAACTATTGACGAGTTAGTTAGTTGCATAGAAAAAGGTGAAATGCCATTTTGGTCAATTTCTGGCATTCACATGGAGCCATTTCATTCTGACCATATGTATTTTAAACGTAAAGCAGACTTCGATCGTAGTTTCTACAGTGAAATACTACGACTTACAAAGCAGGTTATTGGAAAGAAGCAATTATATTCAAGTGAAACAGACTACAAGCTCCAAACTCCTGATGGTACTGATATTGCACTTTCTAAAATTATTGGAAATAGCATATTTCAAACTGCAAACCACGTTATTAGAAACGAATTAAATGTCGAACAATATCTGTTAGAAATGGCTACACTTGGGGAATCAAATGAGgatttttattcatatcatATTGAACAGGAAGAGGACTATGAAAAGGTTCGCATTGATCCAGGAACTGTGGATTTTTCAAGAACAATTTTCACTGAATCACcatga